The Coffea arabica cultivar ET-39 chromosome 3c, Coffea Arabica ET-39 HiFi, whole genome shotgun sequence genome contains a region encoding:
- the LOC113735304 gene encoding hydroxyproline O-galactosyltransferase GALT3-like isoform X6, with translation MKKWTGGVLIVGLALILVISYSFVGKSAQQKQSAYDFFNNHPADNANPEGRKGHDNVKSAETDVKKALNFKGKPRFVHVEGLSSLYSSLGNFSKEESKALQVWSRMRFLLPRSDALPETLQGIKEAAAVWKELLSTVQEDKASKANKVGEDVDCPYYVSAFNGTKSRSQNATLEIPCGLVEDSSVTVIGMPDALQDGFQIELIGSKLSDEPRPPLVLQYKVFLPGKNLTKEPFVIQNAWANESGWGKEERCPDRGSTDFLKVDGLVKCNAQSVRTAMPENSNGSNRSSDKLTNFSDGGTHGSATFPFPYFEGIPFTASLWVGLEGFHMTVNGRHETSFAYREKLEPWLVGGVEVKGGLATIAILAKGLPVSNDLNLDVDLELLKAPSVSKKELVLMIGVFSTANNFERRMALRRSWMQYDAVRSAEVAVRFFIGLHKKQAVNYELWREAQAYGDIQLMPFVDYYSLLSLKTIAICILGTEILTAKYIMKTDDDAFVRIDEVVSSLKGKASSSDGLLYGHISFESSPHRDKENKWYVSPEVSCPLYIGMAVCIISAVGTWSGLRNFQRHSEVHRWRPSGKGHYAVQARGRGCWDMDRAIQEPGTQREVRGRREILHIWV, from the exons ATGAAAAAGTGGACTGGAGGTGTTTTAATCGTAGGGCTTGCATTGATTTTAGTTATTAGTTACAGTTTCGTTGGGAAGTCCGCCCAACAAAAACAATCAGCATATGATTTTTTCAATAATCATCCTGCTGACAATGCCAACCCGGAAGGCAGGAAGGGCCATGATAATGTGAAATCGGCTGAGACTGACGTCAAAAAGGCACTTAATTTTAAAGGAAAGCCTCGATTTGTCCATGTTGAAGGGCTCAGTTCTTTGTATAGTAGCTTGGGGAACTTTTCCAAAGAGGAGTCAAAAGCGTTGCAGGTATGGAGCCGAATGCGCTTTTTATTACCCAGGTCAGATGCATTGCCTGAAACACTGCAGGGCATCAAAGAGGCCGCTGCAGTTTGGAAAGAGTTGTTGTCAACCGTTCAGGAAGATAAGGCCTCCAAGGCAAACAAAGTTGGAGAGGATGTAGATTGTCCATACTATGTCAGTGCGTTTAATGGCACAAAATCAAGGAGTCAGAATGCAACTCTTGAAATCCCTTGTGGTCTTGTTGAAGATTCATCTGTTACTGTGATTGGAATGCCTGATGCATTACAAGACGGTTTTCAAATTGAGCTTATTGGCTCAAAACTGTCAGATGAGCCCAGGCCTCCTTTGGTGTTGCAGTACAAGGTGTTTTTACCTGGAAAGAACCTGACAAAGGAGCCCTTTGTCATCCAAAATGCATGGGCTAATGAATCTGGGTGGGGGAAGGAGGAAAGGTGTCCTGATCGTGGCTCGACTGACTTTCTAAAAG ttGATGGGCTAGTAAAGTGCAATGCGCAGAGTGTCAGGACGGCTATGCCAGAGAATTCAAATGGGAGTAATCGTAGCAGTGACAAGTTAACCAATTTTTCTGATGGGGGTACCCATGGAAGTGCcacttttcctttcccttaTTTTGAAGGCATTCCATTTACTGCCTCATTGTGGGTTGGGTTGGAGGGATTCCACATGACAGTCAATGGAAGGCACGAGACATCTTTCGCGTATAGAGAG AAGCTTGAACCATGGTTGGTGGGTGGAGTTGAGGTGAAAGGTGGCTTGGCCACCATAGCTATCTTAGCAAAAGGATTGCCTGTTTCAAATGACCTGAATTTAGACGTTGATCTCGAGCTTCTCAAAGCTCCCTCAGTTTCCAAGAAAGAGCTTGTATTGATGATTGGTGTTTTCTCAACTGCAAATAACTTTGAGAGGCGTATGGCACTGAGAAGATCTTGGATGCAATACGATGCTGTACGCTCCGCCGAGGTGGCTGTCCGCTTCTTCATCGGTCTT CACAAGAAACAAGCAGTCAACTATGAGCTGTGGAGAGAAGCTCAAGCATACGGAGACATCCAGTTGATGCCTTTTGTTGACTATTATAGCTTGCTCAGTTTGAAAACCATCGCAATCTGCATTCTGGGG ACTGAAATCCTGACTGCTAAATATATAATGAAGACGGACGATGATGCCTTCGTTAGAATTGATGAAGTTGTATCTAGCTTGAAGGGAAAGGCTTCTTCTTCAGACGGCCTTCTGTATGGTCATATATCGTTCGAATCATCACCCCACAGGGACAAAGAGAATAAATGGTACGTCAGTCCAGAG GTCTCTTGTCCTCTGTATATAGGAATGGCCGTATGCATCATATCCGCCGTGGGCACATGGTCCGGGTTACGTAATTTCCAGAGACATAGCGAAGTTCATCGTTGGAGGCCATCGGGAAAGGGACATTATG CTGTTCAAGCTAGAGGACGTGGCTGTTGGGATATGGATAGAGCAATTCAAGAGCCTGGGACACAGCGTGAAGTACGTGGACGACGAGAGATTTTACATATCTGGGTGTGA
- the LOC113735304 gene encoding hydroxyproline O-galactosyltransferase GALT3-like isoform X5 — MKKWTGGVLIVGLALILVISYSFVGKSAQQKQSAYDFFNNHPADNANPEGRKGHDNVKSAETDVKKALNFKGKPRFVHVEGLSSLYSSLGNFSKEESKALQVWSRMRFLLPRSDALPETLQGIKEAAAVWKELLSTVQEDKASKANKVGEDVDCPYYVSAFNGTKSRSQNATLEIPCGLVEDSSVTVIGMPDALQDGFQIELIGSKLSDEPRPPLVLQYKVFLPGKNLTKEPFVIQNAWANESGWGKEERCPDRGSTDFLKVDGLVKCNAQSVRTAMPENSNGSNRSSDKLTNFSDGGTHGSATFPFPYFEGIPFTASLWVGLEGFHMTVNGRHETSFAYREKLEPWLVGGVEVKGGLATIAILAKGLPVSNDLNLDVDLELLKAPSVSKKELVLMIGVFSTANNFERRMALRRSWMQYDAVRSAEVAVRFFIGLHKKQAVNYELWREAQAYGDIQLMPFVDYYSLLSLKTIAICILGTEILTAKYIMKTDDDAFVRIDEVVSSLKGKASSSDGLLYGHISFESSPHRDKENKWYVSPEVSCPLYIGMAVCIISAVGTWSGLRNFQRHSEVHRWRPSGKGHYVFDGVAAVQARGRGCWDMDRAIQEPGTQREVRGRREILHIWV; from the exons ATGAAAAAGTGGACTGGAGGTGTTTTAATCGTAGGGCTTGCATTGATTTTAGTTATTAGTTACAGTTTCGTTGGGAAGTCCGCCCAACAAAAACAATCAGCATATGATTTTTTCAATAATCATCCTGCTGACAATGCCAACCCGGAAGGCAGGAAGGGCCATGATAATGTGAAATCGGCTGAGACTGACGTCAAAAAGGCACTTAATTTTAAAGGAAAGCCTCGATTTGTCCATGTTGAAGGGCTCAGTTCTTTGTATAGTAGCTTGGGGAACTTTTCCAAAGAGGAGTCAAAAGCGTTGCAGGTATGGAGCCGAATGCGCTTTTTATTACCCAGGTCAGATGCATTGCCTGAAACACTGCAGGGCATCAAAGAGGCCGCTGCAGTTTGGAAAGAGTTGTTGTCAACCGTTCAGGAAGATAAGGCCTCCAAGGCAAACAAAGTTGGAGAGGATGTAGATTGTCCATACTATGTCAGTGCGTTTAATGGCACAAAATCAAGGAGTCAGAATGCAACTCTTGAAATCCCTTGTGGTCTTGTTGAAGATTCATCTGTTACTGTGATTGGAATGCCTGATGCATTACAAGACGGTTTTCAAATTGAGCTTATTGGCTCAAAACTGTCAGATGAGCCCAGGCCTCCTTTGGTGTTGCAGTACAAGGTGTTTTTACCTGGAAAGAACCTGACAAAGGAGCCCTTTGTCATCCAAAATGCATGGGCTAATGAATCTGGGTGGGGGAAGGAGGAAAGGTGTCCTGATCGTGGCTCGACTGACTTTCTAAAAG ttGATGGGCTAGTAAAGTGCAATGCGCAGAGTGTCAGGACGGCTATGCCAGAGAATTCAAATGGGAGTAATCGTAGCAGTGACAAGTTAACCAATTTTTCTGATGGGGGTACCCATGGAAGTGCcacttttcctttcccttaTTTTGAAGGCATTCCATTTACTGCCTCATTGTGGGTTGGGTTGGAGGGATTCCACATGACAGTCAATGGAAGGCACGAGACATCTTTCGCGTATAGAGAG AAGCTTGAACCATGGTTGGTGGGTGGAGTTGAGGTGAAAGGTGGCTTGGCCACCATAGCTATCTTAGCAAAAGGATTGCCTGTTTCAAATGACCTGAATTTAGACGTTGATCTCGAGCTTCTCAAAGCTCCCTCAGTTTCCAAGAAAGAGCTTGTATTGATGATTGGTGTTTTCTCAACTGCAAATAACTTTGAGAGGCGTATGGCACTGAGAAGATCTTGGATGCAATACGATGCTGTACGCTCCGCCGAGGTGGCTGTCCGCTTCTTCATCGGTCTT CACAAGAAACAAGCAGTCAACTATGAGCTGTGGAGAGAAGCTCAAGCATACGGAGACATCCAGTTGATGCCTTTTGTTGACTATTATAGCTTGCTCAGTTTGAAAACCATCGCAATCTGCATTCTGGGG ACTGAAATCCTGACTGCTAAATATATAATGAAGACGGACGATGATGCCTTCGTTAGAATTGATGAAGTTGTATCTAGCTTGAAGGGAAAGGCTTCTTCTTCAGACGGCCTTCTGTATGGTCATATATCGTTCGAATCATCACCCCACAGGGACAAAGAGAATAAATGGTACGTCAGTCCAGAG GTCTCTTGTCCTCTGTATATAGGAATGGCCGTATGCATCATATCCGCCGTGGGCACATGGTCCGGGTTACGTAATTTCCAGAGACATAGCGAAGTTCATCGTTGGAGGCCATCGGGAAAGGGACATTATG TTTTTGATGGGGTTGCAGCTGTTCAAGCTAGAGGACGTGGCTGTTGGGATATGGATAGAGCAATTCAAGAGCCTGGGACACAGCGTGAAGTACGTGGACGACGAGAGATTTTACATATCTGGGTGTGA
- the LOC113735304 gene encoding hydroxyproline O-galactosyltransferase GALT3-like isoform X1, with the protein MKKWTGGVLIVGLALILVISYSFVGKSAQQKQSAYDFFNNHPADNANPEGRKGHDNVKSAETDVKKALNFKGKPRFVHVEGLSSLYSSLGNFSKEESKALQVWSRMRFLLPRSDALPETLQGIKEAAAVWKELLSTVQEDKASKANKVGEDVDCPYYVSAFNGTKSRSQNATLEIPCGLVEDSSVTVIGMPDALQDGFQIELIGSKLSDEPRPPLVLQYKVFLPGKNLTKEPFVIQNAWANESGWGKEERCPDRGSTDFLKVDGLVKCNAQSVRTAMPENSNGSNRSSDKLTNFSDGGTHGSATFPFPYFEGIPFTASLWVGLEGFHMTVNGRHETSFAYREKLEPWLVGGVEVKGGLATIAILAKGLPVSNDLNLDVDLELLKAPSVSKKELVLMIGVFSTANNFERRMALRRSWMQYDAVRSAEVAVRFFIGLHKKQAVNYELWREAQAYGDIQLMPFVDYYSLLSLKTIAICILGTEILTAKYIMKTDDDAFVRIDEVVSSLKGKASSSDGLLYGHISFESSPHRDKENKWYVSPEEWPYASYPPWAHGPGYVISRDIAKFIVGGHRERDIMKFLMGLQLFKLEDVAVGIWIEQFKSLGHSVKYVDDERFYISGCEPNYVLAHYQTPRKLLCMWEKLQKQKHRHDGDPPNSCCD; encoded by the exons ATGAAAAAGTGGACTGGAGGTGTTTTAATCGTAGGGCTTGCATTGATTTTAGTTATTAGTTACAGTTTCGTTGGGAAGTCCGCCCAACAAAAACAATCAGCATATGATTTTTTCAATAATCATCCTGCTGACAATGCCAACCCGGAAGGCAGGAAGGGCCATGATAATGTGAAATCGGCTGAGACTGACGTCAAAAAGGCACTTAATTTTAAAGGAAAGCCTCGATTTGTCCATGTTGAAGGGCTCAGTTCTTTGTATAGTAGCTTGGGGAACTTTTCCAAAGAGGAGTCAAAAGCGTTGCAGGTATGGAGCCGAATGCGCTTTTTATTACCCAGGTCAGATGCATTGCCTGAAACACTGCAGGGCATCAAAGAGGCCGCTGCAGTTTGGAAAGAGTTGTTGTCAACCGTTCAGGAAGATAAGGCCTCCAAGGCAAACAAAGTTGGAGAGGATGTAGATTGTCCATACTATGTCAGTGCGTTTAATGGCACAAAATCAAGGAGTCAGAATGCAACTCTTGAAATCCCTTGTGGTCTTGTTGAAGATTCATCTGTTACTGTGATTGGAATGCCTGATGCATTACAAGACGGTTTTCAAATTGAGCTTATTGGCTCAAAACTGTCAGATGAGCCCAGGCCTCCTTTGGTGTTGCAGTACAAGGTGTTTTTACCTGGAAAGAACCTGACAAAGGAGCCCTTTGTCATCCAAAATGCATGGGCTAATGAATCTGGGTGGGGGAAGGAGGAAAGGTGTCCTGATCGTGGCTCGACTGACTTTCTAAAAG ttGATGGGCTAGTAAAGTGCAATGCGCAGAGTGTCAGGACGGCTATGCCAGAGAATTCAAATGGGAGTAATCGTAGCAGTGACAAGTTAACCAATTTTTCTGATGGGGGTACCCATGGAAGTGCcacttttcctttcccttaTTTTGAAGGCATTCCATTTACTGCCTCATTGTGGGTTGGGTTGGAGGGATTCCACATGACAGTCAATGGAAGGCACGAGACATCTTTCGCGTATAGAGAG AAGCTTGAACCATGGTTGGTGGGTGGAGTTGAGGTGAAAGGTGGCTTGGCCACCATAGCTATCTTAGCAAAAGGATTGCCTGTTTCAAATGACCTGAATTTAGACGTTGATCTCGAGCTTCTCAAAGCTCCCTCAGTTTCCAAGAAAGAGCTTGTATTGATGATTGGTGTTTTCTCAACTGCAAATAACTTTGAGAGGCGTATGGCACTGAGAAGATCTTGGATGCAATACGATGCTGTACGCTCCGCCGAGGTGGCTGTCCGCTTCTTCATCGGTCTT CACAAGAAACAAGCAGTCAACTATGAGCTGTGGAGAGAAGCTCAAGCATACGGAGACATCCAGTTGATGCCTTTTGTTGACTATTATAGCTTGCTCAGTTTGAAAACCATCGCAATCTGCATTCTGGGG ACTGAAATCCTGACTGCTAAATATATAATGAAGACGGACGATGATGCCTTCGTTAGAATTGATGAAGTTGTATCTAGCTTGAAGGGAAAGGCTTCTTCTTCAGACGGCCTTCTGTATGGTCATATATCGTTCGAATCATCACCCCACAGGGACAAAGAGAATAAATGGTACGTCAGTCCAGAG GAATGGCCGTATGCATCATATCCGCCGTGGGCACATGGTCCGGGTTACGTAATTTCCAGAGACATAGCGAAGTTCATCGTTGGAGGCCATCGGGAAAGGGACATTATG AAGTTTTTGATGGGGTTGCAGCTGTTCAAGCTAGAGGACGTGGCTGTTGGGATATGGATAGAGCAATTCAAGAGCCTGGGACACAGCGTGAAGTACGTGGACGACGAGAGATTTTACATATCTGGGTGTGAGCCAAACTACGTTCTGGCCCATTACCAGACCCCTCGGAAGCTTCTGTGTATGTGGGAGAAgctccaaaaacaaaaacaccGCCACGACGGCGACCCTCCTAACTCCTGCTGTGACTGA
- the LOC113735304 gene encoding hydroxyproline O-galactosyltransferase GALT3-like isoform X4: protein MKKWTGGVLIVGLALILVISYSFVGKSAQQKQSAYDFFNNHPADNANPEGRKGHDNVKSAETDVKKALNFKGKPRFVHVEGLSSLYSSLGNFSKEESKALQVWSRMRFLLPRSDALPETLQGIKEAAAVWKELLSTVQEDKASKANKVGEDVDCPYYVSAFNGTKSRSQNATLEIPCGLVEDSSVTVIGMPDALQDGFQIELIGSKLSDEPRPPLVLQYKVFLPGKNLTKEPFVIQNAWANESGWGKEERCPDRGSTDFLKVDGLVKCNAQSVRTAMPENSNGSNRSSDKLTNFSDGGTHGSATFPFPYFEGIPFTASLWVGLEGFHMTVNGRHETSFAYREKLEPWLVGGVEVKGGLATIAILAKGLPVSNDLNLDVDLELLKAPSVSKKELVLMIGVFSTANNFERRMALRRSWMQYDAVRSAEVAVRFFIGLHKKQAVNYELWREAQAYGDIQLMPFVDYYSLLSLKTIAICILGTEILTAKYIMKTDDDAFVRIDEVVSSLKGKASSSDGLLYGHISFESSPHRDKENKWYVSPEVSCPLYIGMAVCIISAVGTWSGLRNFQRHSEVHRWRPSGKGHYEVFDGVAAVQARGRGCWDMDRAIQEPGTQREVRGRREILHIWV from the exons ATGAAAAAGTGGACTGGAGGTGTTTTAATCGTAGGGCTTGCATTGATTTTAGTTATTAGTTACAGTTTCGTTGGGAAGTCCGCCCAACAAAAACAATCAGCATATGATTTTTTCAATAATCATCCTGCTGACAATGCCAACCCGGAAGGCAGGAAGGGCCATGATAATGTGAAATCGGCTGAGACTGACGTCAAAAAGGCACTTAATTTTAAAGGAAAGCCTCGATTTGTCCATGTTGAAGGGCTCAGTTCTTTGTATAGTAGCTTGGGGAACTTTTCCAAAGAGGAGTCAAAAGCGTTGCAGGTATGGAGCCGAATGCGCTTTTTATTACCCAGGTCAGATGCATTGCCTGAAACACTGCAGGGCATCAAAGAGGCCGCTGCAGTTTGGAAAGAGTTGTTGTCAACCGTTCAGGAAGATAAGGCCTCCAAGGCAAACAAAGTTGGAGAGGATGTAGATTGTCCATACTATGTCAGTGCGTTTAATGGCACAAAATCAAGGAGTCAGAATGCAACTCTTGAAATCCCTTGTGGTCTTGTTGAAGATTCATCTGTTACTGTGATTGGAATGCCTGATGCATTACAAGACGGTTTTCAAATTGAGCTTATTGGCTCAAAACTGTCAGATGAGCCCAGGCCTCCTTTGGTGTTGCAGTACAAGGTGTTTTTACCTGGAAAGAACCTGACAAAGGAGCCCTTTGTCATCCAAAATGCATGGGCTAATGAATCTGGGTGGGGGAAGGAGGAAAGGTGTCCTGATCGTGGCTCGACTGACTTTCTAAAAG ttGATGGGCTAGTAAAGTGCAATGCGCAGAGTGTCAGGACGGCTATGCCAGAGAATTCAAATGGGAGTAATCGTAGCAGTGACAAGTTAACCAATTTTTCTGATGGGGGTACCCATGGAAGTGCcacttttcctttcccttaTTTTGAAGGCATTCCATTTACTGCCTCATTGTGGGTTGGGTTGGAGGGATTCCACATGACAGTCAATGGAAGGCACGAGACATCTTTCGCGTATAGAGAG AAGCTTGAACCATGGTTGGTGGGTGGAGTTGAGGTGAAAGGTGGCTTGGCCACCATAGCTATCTTAGCAAAAGGATTGCCTGTTTCAAATGACCTGAATTTAGACGTTGATCTCGAGCTTCTCAAAGCTCCCTCAGTTTCCAAGAAAGAGCTTGTATTGATGATTGGTGTTTTCTCAACTGCAAATAACTTTGAGAGGCGTATGGCACTGAGAAGATCTTGGATGCAATACGATGCTGTACGCTCCGCCGAGGTGGCTGTCCGCTTCTTCATCGGTCTT CACAAGAAACAAGCAGTCAACTATGAGCTGTGGAGAGAAGCTCAAGCATACGGAGACATCCAGTTGATGCCTTTTGTTGACTATTATAGCTTGCTCAGTTTGAAAACCATCGCAATCTGCATTCTGGGG ACTGAAATCCTGACTGCTAAATATATAATGAAGACGGACGATGATGCCTTCGTTAGAATTGATGAAGTTGTATCTAGCTTGAAGGGAAAGGCTTCTTCTTCAGACGGCCTTCTGTATGGTCATATATCGTTCGAATCATCACCCCACAGGGACAAAGAGAATAAATGGTACGTCAGTCCAGAG GTCTCTTGTCCTCTGTATATAGGAATGGCCGTATGCATCATATCCGCCGTGGGCACATGGTCCGGGTTACGTAATTTCCAGAGACATAGCGAAGTTCATCGTTGGAGGCCATCGGGAAAGGGACATTATG AAGTTTTTGATGGGGTTGCAGCTGTTCAAGCTAGAGGACGTGGCTGTTGGGATATGGATAGAGCAATTCAAGAGCCTGGGACACAGCGTGAAGTACGTGGACGACGAGAGATTTTACATATCTGGGTGTGA
- the LOC113735304 gene encoding hydroxyproline O-galactosyltransferase GALT3-like isoform X3: MKKWTGGVLIVGLALILVISYSFVGKSAQQKQSAYDFFNNHPADNANPEGRKGHDNVKSAETDVKKALNFKGKPRFVHVEGLSSLYSSLGNFSKEESKALQVWSRMRFLLPRSDALPETLQGIKEAAAVWKELLSTVQEDKASKANKVGEDVDCPYYVSAFNGTKSRSQNATLEIPCGLVEDSSVTVIGMPDALQDGFQIELIGSKLSDEPRPPLVLQYKVFLPGKNLTKEPFVIQNAWANESGWGKEERCPDRGSTDFLKVDGLVKCNAQSVRTAMPENSNGSNRSSDKLTNFSDGGTHGSATFPFPYFEGIPFTASLWVGLEGFHMTVNGRHETSFAYREKLEPWLVGGVEVKGGLATIAILAKGLPVSNDLNLDVDLELLKAPSVSKKELVLMIGVFSTANNFERRMALRRSWMQYDAVRSAEVAVRFFIGLHKKQAVNYELWREAQAYGDIQLMPFVDYYSLLSLKTIAICILGTEILTAKYIMKTDDDAFVRIDEVVSSLKGKASSSDGLLYGHISFESSPHRDKENKWYVSPEEWPYASYPPWAHGPGYVISRDIAKFIVGGHRERDIMLFKLEDVAVGIWIEQFKSLGHSVKYVDDERFYISGCEPNYVLAHYQTPRKLLCMWEKLQKQKHRHDGDPPNSCCD, from the exons ATGAAAAAGTGGACTGGAGGTGTTTTAATCGTAGGGCTTGCATTGATTTTAGTTATTAGTTACAGTTTCGTTGGGAAGTCCGCCCAACAAAAACAATCAGCATATGATTTTTTCAATAATCATCCTGCTGACAATGCCAACCCGGAAGGCAGGAAGGGCCATGATAATGTGAAATCGGCTGAGACTGACGTCAAAAAGGCACTTAATTTTAAAGGAAAGCCTCGATTTGTCCATGTTGAAGGGCTCAGTTCTTTGTATAGTAGCTTGGGGAACTTTTCCAAAGAGGAGTCAAAAGCGTTGCAGGTATGGAGCCGAATGCGCTTTTTATTACCCAGGTCAGATGCATTGCCTGAAACACTGCAGGGCATCAAAGAGGCCGCTGCAGTTTGGAAAGAGTTGTTGTCAACCGTTCAGGAAGATAAGGCCTCCAAGGCAAACAAAGTTGGAGAGGATGTAGATTGTCCATACTATGTCAGTGCGTTTAATGGCACAAAATCAAGGAGTCAGAATGCAACTCTTGAAATCCCTTGTGGTCTTGTTGAAGATTCATCTGTTACTGTGATTGGAATGCCTGATGCATTACAAGACGGTTTTCAAATTGAGCTTATTGGCTCAAAACTGTCAGATGAGCCCAGGCCTCCTTTGGTGTTGCAGTACAAGGTGTTTTTACCTGGAAAGAACCTGACAAAGGAGCCCTTTGTCATCCAAAATGCATGGGCTAATGAATCTGGGTGGGGGAAGGAGGAAAGGTGTCCTGATCGTGGCTCGACTGACTTTCTAAAAG ttGATGGGCTAGTAAAGTGCAATGCGCAGAGTGTCAGGACGGCTATGCCAGAGAATTCAAATGGGAGTAATCGTAGCAGTGACAAGTTAACCAATTTTTCTGATGGGGGTACCCATGGAAGTGCcacttttcctttcccttaTTTTGAAGGCATTCCATTTACTGCCTCATTGTGGGTTGGGTTGGAGGGATTCCACATGACAGTCAATGGAAGGCACGAGACATCTTTCGCGTATAGAGAG AAGCTTGAACCATGGTTGGTGGGTGGAGTTGAGGTGAAAGGTGGCTTGGCCACCATAGCTATCTTAGCAAAAGGATTGCCTGTTTCAAATGACCTGAATTTAGACGTTGATCTCGAGCTTCTCAAAGCTCCCTCAGTTTCCAAGAAAGAGCTTGTATTGATGATTGGTGTTTTCTCAACTGCAAATAACTTTGAGAGGCGTATGGCACTGAGAAGATCTTGGATGCAATACGATGCTGTACGCTCCGCCGAGGTGGCTGTCCGCTTCTTCATCGGTCTT CACAAGAAACAAGCAGTCAACTATGAGCTGTGGAGAGAAGCTCAAGCATACGGAGACATCCAGTTGATGCCTTTTGTTGACTATTATAGCTTGCTCAGTTTGAAAACCATCGCAATCTGCATTCTGGGG ACTGAAATCCTGACTGCTAAATATATAATGAAGACGGACGATGATGCCTTCGTTAGAATTGATGAAGTTGTATCTAGCTTGAAGGGAAAGGCTTCTTCTTCAGACGGCCTTCTGTATGGTCATATATCGTTCGAATCATCACCCCACAGGGACAAAGAGAATAAATGGTACGTCAGTCCAGAG GAATGGCCGTATGCATCATATCCGCCGTGGGCACATGGTCCGGGTTACGTAATTTCCAGAGACATAGCGAAGTTCATCGTTGGAGGCCATCGGGAAAGGGACATTATG CTGTTCAAGCTAGAGGACGTGGCTGTTGGGATATGGATAGAGCAATTCAAGAGCCTGGGACACAGCGTGAAGTACGTGGACGACGAGAGATTTTACATATCTGGGTGTGAGCCAAACTACGTTCTGGCCCATTACCAGACCCCTCGGAAGCTTCTGTGTATGTGGGAGAAgctccaaaaacaaaaacaccGCCACGACGGCGACCCTCCTAACTCCTGCTGTGACTGA